Proteins found in one Anopheles aquasalis chromosome 3, idAnoAquaMG_Q_19, whole genome shotgun sequence genomic segment:
- the LOC126579329 gene encoding eukaryotic translation initiation factor 3 subunit G, with the protein MPALDDIKSSWADEVESDPDALPPPTEVIENGQKIVTEYKYNNDDKKVKVVRTYKISKVVVPKSVARRKNLKKFGDSVADRPGPNPQTTMVSEDIFMQFVTNKEEEQKAESALDSVKNIAKCRICEGEHWSVQCPYKGTTYDKPVKAAAPAQPETTSSSKPGKYVPPHIKESQAKGGLGGPMRGRDDTSAIRISNLSEAMTEADLEELVKKFGPHTKMFLSRDKSTGLCKGFAYVHFRSRRDAATAIEVLNGYGYDHLILSVEWSKPQNPQ; encoded by the exons ATGCCTGCGCTAGACGACATCAAGTCCTCCTGGGCCGATGAGGTCGAGTCGGATCCAGATGCGCTGCCACCGCCCACTGAGGTGATCGAAAATGGTCAGAAAATCGTGACCGAGTACAAgtacaacaacgacgacaagaaGGTGAAAGTTGTGCGCACGTACAAGATCAGCAAGGTAGTCGTGCCGAAGAGTGTGGCCCGCAGGAAGAATCTGAAGAAGTTCGGTGATTCGGTGGCCGACCGGCCAGGACCGAACCCACAGACGACGATGGTTTCGGAAGACATCTTCATGCAGTTCGTGACCaacaaggaggaggaacagaaggCCGAGAGTGCGCTGGATTCCGTGAAGAACATTGCCAAGTGTCGTATCTGCGAGGGCGAGCATTGGTCCGTCCAGTGTCCGTACAAGGGTACCACGTACGATAAACCAGTGAAAGCGGCAGCTCCAG CTCAACCGGAAACGACGTCCTCCAGCAAACCGGGCAAGTATGTGCCTCCGCACATCAAGGAGAGCCAGGCGAAGGGCGGTCTCGGTGGACCGATGCGTGGCCGTGACGATACGAGCGCCATCCGTATCTCGAACCTTTCGGAAGCGATGACGGAGGCCGATCTCGAGGAGCTGGTGAAGAAGTTTGGTCCACACACGAAAATGTTTTTGTCCCGCGATAAGAGCACTGGCCTGTGCAAGGGTTTCGCCTACGTTCACTTCCGTTCCCGCCGCGATGCCGCCACCGCGATCGAGGTACTCAATGGTTACGGTTACGATCATCTCATTCTGAGCGTCGAATGGTCCAAGCCACAAAACCCGCAGTAA
- the LOC126574929 gene encoding serine/threonine-protein kinase Nek5 codes for MHCLVNVTALKLEKRLAEGCFGSSVALVSHRNELLVIKSIPYDSPDYAYQAVLKEHTILSQIYHPRIIRYLGYFQTASSWNIVLEYAERGNLANFLERRATGGCFLNQHLILAKFADIADGLVYLHQRNVIHRDLKPANVLICADNRLKLADFGISKIMHDDDLNRTIVGTPLYMAPEVAKGRDYDYKSDVWALGIIFYELCMLEHPFLERMTKGGQGNKGRFRVPQIDCTRNGYSNELQTLCDMMLQIDVRKRWTLERILQLGLIESLLHRTS; via the exons ATGCACTGCCTGGTGAACGTAACTGCTTTAAAACTGGAAAAACGTCTAGCCGAAGGATGTTTTGGGAG CTCCGTAGCACTGGTAAGCCACCGGAACGAGCTGCTCGTGATTAAAAGCATCCCTTACGATAGCCCGGATTACGCGTATCAAGCAGTGCTCAAGGAGCACACGATTTTGTCGCAAATCTACCATCCACGCATCATACGGTACCTTGGATACTTCCAAACGGCATCAAGCTGGAACATCGTGCTAGAGTACGCGGAGCGAGGAAATTTGGCGAATTTTCTTGAGCGACGGGCCACGGGAGGATGTTTCCTTAATCAACACCTGATTCTGGCCAAGTTTGCCGATATTGCCGATGGGCTCGTGTATCTACACCAGCGTAACGTAATCCACCGCGACCTGAAGCCGGCAAATGTGCTCATTTGCGCCGACAACCGTCTTAAGCTGGCTGACTTTGGTATCTCCAAGATCATGCACGATGACGATCTCAACCGGACGATCGTCGGAACGCCACTCTACATGGCACCGGAAGTGGCGAAAGGAAGGGACTATGACTACAAAAGCGACGTGTGGGCGTTGGGCATCATCTTCTACGAACTTTGCATGCTAGAGCATCCGTTTTTGGAGCGAATGACAAAGGGTGGCCAAGGGAACAAGGGACGATTTCGTGTGCCACAAATCGACTGCACCCGCAACGGATACTCGAACGAGCTGCAGACACTCTGTGATATGATGCTTCAGATCGACGTGCGAAAGCGATGGACCCTGGAACGCATCCTGCAACTCGGCCTCATCGAGAGTCTGTTGCATCGTACCAGCTGA